A genomic window from Methylorubrum extorquens includes:
- a CDS encoding SfnB family sulfur acquisition oxidoreductase has protein sequence MTIAVNPTTAEAGSRPQGVPGPARPATPAHVIRDDAEAIRIAHELAKAFREGASERDRTNARPLAELDAFSQSGLWSINVPRAHGGPEVSYKTLAQVIAIIAAADPSIAQIAQNHLGIVAAVRTVSDPEQQALLFAEVLKGTRFGNAFSERGTKRAAEFETRFTDHGDHVIVRGQKFYSSGALLAHLVPIVALDGEGRAWYAIAERDAPGLTVIDDWSAFGQRGTASGTVIIEDVRVEKSHLVPGYRAYEAPRADGAIFQIIQAAVDAGIGREALDDTIDFVREKARPWIDSGGERASDDPYTIRTIGDLTIRQHAAEALLDRAGLAIDAALANPTAESVAAAQIAVAEAKVLTTETALAAANILFELSGTRSTLAEHNLDRHWRNARTHTLHDPVRWKYAIIGNHALNGVNPPLHAWS, from the coding sequence ATGACCATCGCCGTCAATCCCACCACGGCCGAGGCCGGCAGCCGGCCGCAGGGCGTGCCGGGGCCCGCGCGCCCCGCGACCCCGGCCCACGTCATCCGCGACGACGCCGAGGCGATCCGCATCGCTCACGAGCTGGCGAAAGCTTTCCGCGAGGGCGCGTCCGAGCGCGACCGCACCAATGCCCGGCCGCTCGCCGAGCTCGACGCCTTTTCCCAGAGCGGCCTGTGGTCGATCAACGTGCCGCGGGCCCATGGCGGGCCGGAGGTCTCCTACAAGACGCTGGCGCAGGTGATCGCGATCATCGCCGCGGCCGACCCCTCCATCGCGCAGATCGCGCAGAACCATCTCGGCATCGTCGCGGCGGTCCGCACCGTCTCCGATCCGGAGCAGCAGGCGCTTCTCTTCGCCGAAGTCCTGAAGGGCACCCGCTTCGGCAACGCCTTCTCGGAGCGCGGCACCAAGCGCGCCGCCGAGTTCGAGACCCGCTTCACCGATCACGGCGACCACGTCATCGTGCGCGGCCAGAAGTTCTACTCGTCGGGCGCGCTCCTCGCCCATCTCGTGCCGATCGTCGCCCTCGATGGGGAGGGCCGCGCCTGGTACGCCATCGCCGAGCGCGATGCGCCCGGCCTCACCGTGATCGACGACTGGTCGGCCTTCGGCCAGCGGGGGACGGCCAGCGGCACCGTCATCATCGAGGACGTGCGGGTGGAAAAAAGCCACCTCGTGCCGGGCTACCGCGCTTACGAGGCGCCGCGGGCGGACGGCGCCATCTTCCAGATCATCCAGGCTGCCGTCGATGCCGGGATCGGCCGCGAGGCGCTCGACGACACCATCGACTTCGTGCGCGAGAAGGCGCGCCCCTGGATCGACAGCGGCGGGGAGCGGGCCTCCGACGACCCCTACACCATCCGCACCATCGGCGACCTGACGATCCGCCAGCACGCGGCGGAAGCCCTGCTCGACCGGGCCGGGCTGGCCATCGACGCCGCGCTGGCGAACCCGACCGCCGAGAGCGTGGCGGCGGCCCAGATCGCGGTCGCAGAGGCCAAGGTGCTCACGACCGAGACCGCGCTCGCGGCCGCCAACATCCTATTCGAACTCTCCGGCACCCGTTCGACGCTCGCCGAGCACAACCTCGACCGCCACTGGCGCAACGCCCGCACCCACACGCTTCACGATCCCGTGCGCTGGAAATATGCGATCATCGGCAACCACGCTCTCAATGGGGTGAACCCGCCGCTCCACGCCTGGAGCTGA
- the sfnG gene encoding dimethylsulfone monooxygenase SfnG — MSVRNASSSPEPIRFAYWVPNVSGGLVISKIEQRTSWDADYNRKLAQIAEAAGFDYALTQIRFTAGYGAEYQHESVAFSHALAAATTRLTVIAAILPGPWNPTLAAKQIATISQLTEGRIAVNIVSGWFSGEFRAIGEPWLDHDERYRRSEEFIRSLRGIWTQDAFSFRGDFYRYTDYTLKPKPGPNLPEIFQGGSSRAARDMAARVSDWYFTNGNTPEGVRAQVADLQAKAQANGHSVKVGVNAFVIARETEEEARAVLQEIIENADPDAVKAFGHEVKNAGKASPEGEGNWAKSSFEDLVQYNDGFKTNLIGTPDQIAERILALKDAGVDLALLAFLHFQEEVQYFGEHVIPRVRALEAARERRAEAA; from the coding sequence ATGTCCGTCCGCAACGCATCCTCCTCGCCCGAGCCGATCCGCTTCGCCTACTGGGTGCCCAACGTCTCGGGTGGCCTCGTCATCAGCAAGATCGAGCAGCGCACGAGCTGGGATGCGGATTACAATCGCAAGCTCGCGCAGATCGCGGAAGCCGCGGGCTTCGATTACGCGCTGACCCAGATCCGCTTCACCGCCGGCTACGGCGCCGAGTACCAGCACGAATCGGTGGCCTTCAGCCACGCGCTGGCCGCCGCCACGACCCGGCTGACGGTGATCGCCGCGATCCTGCCCGGCCCGTGGAACCCGACGCTCGCCGCCAAGCAGATCGCCACGATCTCCCAGCTCACGGAGGGGCGGATCGCGGTCAACATCGTCTCGGGCTGGTTCTCCGGCGAGTTCCGGGCGATCGGCGAGCCCTGGCTCGATCACGACGAGCGCTACCGCCGCTCGGAGGAGTTCATCCGCTCCCTGCGCGGGATCTGGACGCAGGACGCCTTCAGCTTCCGCGGCGATTTCTACCGCTACACGGACTACACCCTGAAGCCGAAGCCGGGGCCGAACCTGCCGGAAATCTTCCAGGGCGGCTCCTCGCGCGCGGCCCGCGACATGGCCGCCCGCGTCTCCGATTGGTACTTCACCAACGGCAACACCCCGGAGGGCGTGCGGGCGCAGGTCGCGGATCTGCAGGCCAAGGCCCAGGCGAACGGCCATTCCGTGAAGGTCGGCGTCAACGCCTTCGTCATCGCCCGCGAGACGGAGGAGGAGGCCCGCGCCGTCCTTCAGGAGATCATCGAGAACGCCGACCCGGACGCGGTGAAGGCCTTCGGTCACGAGGTGAAGAACGCCGGCAAGGCTTCGCCCGAGGGCGAGGGCAACTGGGCGAAGTCGAGCTTCGAGGATCTCGTCCAGTACAACGACGGCTTCAAGACCAACCTGATCGGCACGCCCGACCAGATCGCCGAGCGCATCCTCGCTCTCAAGGATGCCGGCGTCGATCTCGCGCTCCTGGCCTTCCTGCACTTCCAAGAGGAGGTGCAGTATTTCGGCGAGCACGTGATCCCGCGGGTCCGCGCGCTGGAAGCCGCCCGCGAGCGCCGGGCCGAGGCGGCCTGA
- a CDS encoding N-acetylmuramoyl-L-alanine amidase, translated as MPHSTRLPRTGLVRPIAALGLAGGLVLTVGILAASPAPAQDGPGSQQAGGAAVAIAAETATRDGTTRLTLTLSKAIEARAFVMERPDRAVIDLPEVNFQLDQEPGKMSGRKRDGAIASFRYGLFAPGRSRIVVDLAGPAVVEAIETVKTREGAVLVSIPFRKVDRDTFRKAAVAGDPSPAAAGKAAPVRETADTRPLIVIDAGHGGTDPGAIAATGVFEKDIVFGFAQSFAERLEASGRYRLLMTRDRDVFVPLAERVRLAREAKADLFVSIHADSISAAPQVKGATIYTGSEKATDGESARLAERENRADAAAGTESGEAPADVADILQELTLRETRGFSSGFAGRLMGQLSPVMEMSTKPHREAGFKVLRSPDVPSVLIELGYLSSKSDLEKLQSEEWRMRVTGSMAKAVDLFFSGRATLSHPGPVAPRRSAAIAPVSP; from the coding sequence ATGCCGCACAGCACTCGCCTGCCCCGCACCGGACTCGTCCGCCCCATCGCCGCCCTCGGGCTGGCGGGCGGTCTAGTCCTGACCGTCGGTATCCTGGCCGCCAGCCCTGCGCCGGCTCAGGACGGCCCCGGCAGCCAGCAAGCCGGCGGCGCGGCGGTGGCGATCGCCGCCGAAACCGCGACGCGGGACGGCACGACCCGGCTCACGCTCACCCTGTCGAAGGCGATCGAGGCCCGCGCCTTCGTAATGGAGCGGCCGGACCGGGCGGTGATCGACCTGCCCGAGGTCAACTTCCAGCTCGATCAGGAGCCGGGCAAGATGAGCGGCCGCAAGCGCGACGGCGCCATCGCCTCGTTCCGCTACGGCCTGTTCGCCCCGGGCCGCTCGCGCATCGTCGTCGATCTCGCCGGCCCCGCCGTGGTCGAGGCGATCGAGACGGTCAAGACCCGCGAGGGCGCGGTGCTGGTCTCGATCCCCTTCCGCAAGGTCGATCGCGACACCTTCCGCAAGGCGGCGGTGGCGGGCGATCCGAGCCCGGCCGCCGCGGGCAAGGCCGCGCCGGTGCGCGAGACCGCCGACACGCGCCCGCTCATCGTCATCGATGCCGGCCACGGCGGCACCGATCCCGGCGCCATCGCCGCCACGGGGGTGTTCGAGAAGGACATCGTCTTCGGCTTCGCCCAATCCTTCGCCGAACGCCTGGAAGCCTCAGGCCGCTACCGCCTGTTGATGACCCGCGACCGCGACGTGTTCGTGCCGCTGGCCGAGCGGGTGCGCCTCGCCCGCGAGGCCAAGGCCGACCTGTTCGTCTCGATCCACGCCGATTCGATCTCCGCCGCGCCGCAGGTGAAGGGCGCCACGATCTATACGGGCTCGGAGAAGGCGACCGACGGCGAATCCGCCCGGCTCGCCGAGCGCGAGAACCGGGCCGACGCCGCCGCCGGCACCGAATCCGGCGAGGCGCCGGCCGATGTCGCCGACATCCTCCAGGAACTGACCCTGCGCGAGACCCGCGGCTTCTCCTCGGGCTTCGCCGGCCGGCTGATGGGCCAGCTCTCCCCGGTGATGGAGATGAGCACGAAGCCCCACCGAGAGGCCGGCTTCAAGGTGCTGCGCTCGCCCGACGTGCCCTCCGTGCTGATCGAACTCGGCTACCTGTCGAGCAAGAGCGATCTGGAGAAGCTGCAATCGGAGGAATGGCGCATGCGGGTGACGGGTTCGATGGCCAAGGCCGTTGACTTGTTCTTCTCCGGCCGGGCCACCCTCTCGCATCCCGGCCCGGTTGCGCCGCGGCGCTCGGCGGCCATCGCCCCAGTTTCACCATAG
- the paoA gene encoding aldehyde dehydrogenase iron-sulfur subunit PaoA: MTDHSTRDRRFDPSRRTVMGSCAALATLGASLRGRAEAAPVAVDPQPQTMPVSLEINGTRHNLTLDTRTTLLDALREHLDLNGSKKGCDHGQCGACTVLVNGRRINSCLSLAVMHEGDSVTTIEGLADGDTLHPLQAAFLHHDGYQCGYCTPGQICSAAGMFSEIEAGWPSHVTDDLTQKASLTDAEIRERMSGNICRCSAYPNIVAAIRDASTKI; this comes from the coding sequence ATGACGGACCATTCGACGAGAGACCGACGCTTCGATCCATCGCGTCGCACGGTGATGGGAAGCTGCGCCGCGCTGGCGACACTGGGTGCTTCCCTGCGCGGCCGGGCGGAGGCGGCCCCGGTGGCGGTCGATCCGCAGCCGCAGACCATGCCGGTCTCGCTCGAGATCAACGGCACCCGGCACAATCTCACCCTCGACACCCGCACGACCCTGCTCGACGCCCTGCGCGAGCATCTCGACCTCAACGGTTCGAAGAAGGGCTGCGACCACGGCCAGTGCGGCGCCTGCACGGTGCTGGTGAACGGCCGGCGCATCAATTCGTGCCTCTCGCTCGCGGTGATGCACGAGGGCGATTCCGTCACCACCATCGAGGGGCTGGCGGACGGGGACACCCTGCACCCGCTTCAGGCCGCCTTCCTGCACCACGACGGCTACCAGTGCGGCTACTGCACGCCGGGCCAGATCTGCTCGGCCGCCGGCATGTTCTCGGAGATCGAGGCGGGCTGGCCAAGCCACGTCACCGACGACCTGACGCAGAAGGCCTCGCTCACGGACGCGGAAATCCGCGAGCGGATGAGCGGCAACATCTGCCGCTGCTCGGCCTATCCCAACATCGTCGCGGCGATCCGCGACGCCAGCACCAAGATTTGA
- a CDS encoding penicillin-binding protein 1A codes for MRFILRFFAFLFSAGAVVFCLAAAAGAFFYWKYSQDLPDHAALANYEPPVMTRVHAADGSLLAEYAHERRLYLPIQAMPKIVVAAFLSAEDKNFYKHGGIDPEGIVRAILTNAQSGKKQGASTITQQVAKNFLLSAEQTYDRKIKEALIALRIESAYSKDKILELYLNEIFLGTIVPGRNLHGVAAAALDYFGKSVHELTINEAAYLAALPKGPNNYHPYRRTQQALARRNEIIGLMAQNGYITAEEGTEAKKQSLGVNPRVAFPNAANANYFTEEVRREISERYGQSKLYEGGLSVRATLDPKMQAWARKAFIDGLVRYDQGRGWRGAEHKVDLTGRDWGQAVAEMPALGDIAPWRLAVVLNTNGGVAQIGLQPKREAGGTLSKERETGAITAEGVKWTGRAVATAVKPGDVVYVEAIDPAKGTYRLRQKPEVSGAIVAMDPYTGRVHAMVGGFSYEESEFNRATQAMRQPGSSFKPIVYSAALDNGYTPSSVVQDAPITIEAGPGQEAWSPSNYDGKSGGPHTLRYGIEHSKNLMTVRLAKDIGMPLIAEYSRRFGVYDDLLPVLPMSLGAGETTVMRMVTAYSMLANGGRRIRPTLIDRIQDRTGETIYRHDNRKCVGCDAEKWSGQDEPKLVDESEQVLDPLTAYQMVSIMEGVVQRGTATLLKQIGKPLAGKTGTTNDAKDAWFVGFSPDLAVGVYLGFDKPRSLGDRATGGGLAAPIVLDFLKVALKDKPPTPFRVPAGIKLIRVNASSGTRAGSGEGGGTILEAFKPGTAPPDSYVAPSAPAAVPPDAGAAAQAGGVY; via the coding sequence ATGCGTTTCATCCTGCGATTCTTCGCCTTCCTGTTCTCGGCCGGTGCGGTGGTGTTCTGCCTCGCCGCCGCGGCCGGCGCGTTCTTCTACTGGAAGTACAGCCAGGACCTGCCCGACCACGCCGCGCTCGCCAACTACGAGCCGCCGGTGATGACCCGCGTCCACGCGGCGGACGGTTCGCTCCTGGCCGAATACGCCCACGAGCGGCGCCTCTACCTGCCGATCCAGGCGATGCCCAAGATCGTCGTCGCCGCCTTCCTCTCGGCCGAGGACAAGAACTTCTACAAGCACGGCGGCATCGACCCCGAGGGCATCGTCCGCGCGATCCTCACCAACGCCCAGTCCGGCAAGAAGCAGGGCGCCTCGACCATCACCCAGCAGGTGGCCAAGAACTTCCTGCTCTCGGCCGAGCAGACCTACGACCGCAAGATCAAGGAAGCGCTGATCGCGCTGCGGATCGAGTCAGCCTATTCGAAGGACAAGATCCTCGAACTCTACCTCAACGAGATCTTTCTCGGCACCATCGTTCCGGGCCGCAACCTGCACGGCGTCGCGGCGGCGGCCCTGGATTACTTCGGAAAATCCGTCCACGAGCTGACGATCAACGAGGCGGCCTATCTCGCCGCCCTGCCCAAGGGCCCGAACAACTACCACCCCTACCGGCGCACCCAGCAGGCGCTGGCGCGGCGCAACGAGATCATCGGCCTGATGGCCCAGAACGGCTACATCACCGCCGAGGAGGGTACCGAGGCCAAGAAGCAGTCGCTCGGCGTCAACCCACGCGTCGCCTTCCCGAACGCGGCCAACGCCAACTACTTCACCGAGGAAGTCCGCCGCGAGATCTCCGAGCGCTACGGCCAGAGTAAGCTCTACGAGGGCGGCCTGTCGGTGCGCGCCACCCTCGACCCGAAGATGCAGGCCTGGGCGCGCAAGGCGTTCATCGACGGCCTCGTGCGCTACGATCAGGGCCGCGGCTGGCGCGGGGCGGAGCATAAGGTCGATCTCACCGGCCGCGACTGGGGCCAGGCGGTGGCCGAGATGCCCGCGCTCGGCGACATCGCCCCCTGGCGGCTCGCCGTGGTGCTGAACACCAATGGCGGCGTGGCGCAGATCGGGCTTCAGCCCAAGCGCGAGGCCGGCGGCACCCTCTCGAAGGAGCGCGAGACCGGGGCGATCACCGCGGAAGGCGTGAAGTGGACCGGCCGCGCCGTCGCCACCGCGGTCAAGCCCGGCGACGTGGTCTATGTCGAGGCGATCGACCCGGCCAAGGGCACCTACCGCCTGCGCCAGAAGCCCGAAGTCTCCGGCGCCATCGTCGCGATGGACCCCTATACCGGCCGCGTCCACGCCATGGTCGGCGGCTTCTCCTACGAGGAATCCGAGTTCAACCGCGCGACCCAGGCGATGCGCCAGCCCGGCTCCTCGTTCAAGCCGATCGTCTACTCGGCGGCGCTCGACAACGGCTACACCCCGTCCTCCGTGGTGCAGGATGCGCCGATCACCATCGAGGCCGGCCCCGGCCAGGAGGCGTGGTCGCCCTCGAACTACGACGGCAAGTCCGGCGGTCCGCATACGCTGCGCTACGGCATCGAGCACTCGAAGAACCTGATGACGGTGCGGCTGGCCAAGGATATCGGCATGCCGCTGATCGCCGAGTATTCCCGCCGCTTCGGCGTCTACGACGACCTGCTGCCCGTGCTGCCGATGTCGCTGGGTGCCGGCGAGACCACGGTGATGCGCATGGTCACCGCCTACTCGATGCTCGCCAATGGCGGGCGCCGCATCCGCCCGACGCTGATCGACCGCATCCAGGACCGCACCGGCGAGACGATCTACCGCCACGACAACCGCAAATGCGTCGGCTGCGACGCGGAGAAGTGGTCGGGCCAGGATGAGCCCAAGCTCGTGGACGAGTCCGAGCAGGTGCTCGACCCGCTCACCGCCTACCAGATGGTTTCGATCATGGAAGGCGTGGTCCAGCGCGGCACCGCGACCCTGCTCAAGCAGATCGGCAAGCCGCTTGCGGGCAAGACCGGCACGACGAACGACGCCAAGGACGCGTGGTTCGTGGGCTTCTCCCCCGATCTCGCGGTCGGCGTGTATCTCGGCTTCGACAAGCCGCGCTCGCTCGGCGACCGGGCAACCGGCGGCGGGCTCGCCGCCCCCATCGTCCTCGACTTCCTGAAGGTGGCGCTCAAGGACAAGCCGCCGACCCCGTTCCGCGTGCCGGCGGGAATCAAGCTGATCCGCGTCAACGCCTCCTCCGGCACCCGCGCCGGCTCGGGCGAGGGCGGCGGCACCATCCTGGAGGCGTTCAAGCCCGGCACCGCCCCGCCGGACTCCTATGTCGCCCCGTCCGCTCCCGCCGCGGTGCCGCCCGATGCGGGCGCCGCCGCCCAGGCCGGCGGCGTCTACTGA
- a CDS encoding Rne/Rng family ribonuclease, translated as MANNKMLIDAMHPEETRVVTVQGSRVEEFDFEAANRRPLRGNIYLAKVTRVEPSLQAAFVEYGGNRHGFLAFNEIHPDYYQIPMADRLALIEAEAREEEEHREREERRPPRGRRSRGRRAEARGSRHDDTVKSQEAGSEAGSEDAAIPGEGQAADAPAPEAIEAVRSALVEGRTDERSEGDAASATVEAGGDASASLPEAALEPGTSADEARVETSVDEAGAVEPSDIAALSEAPNLPVETADSSAAAPAEANSAEAETVEPQPVAASAPLSQAEIEEAEADSDEDAETDDSDDEDSEDDESDDEDEDDDEEDDSDDEDDDEESEDGEPRVAQVGGSGDALAELPERPRAYRRHYKIQEVIKRRQIILVQVVKEERGTKGAALTTYLSLAGRYSVLMPNTGRGGGISRKITSAADRKRLKDVVADLDVPEGMGIILRTAGASRTKPEIKRDFEYLMRLWESVRELTLTSTAPALVYEEGSLIKRAIRDLYNKDLDEVLVSGEDAYREAKDFMRMLMPDQSKVVKPYRDTTPIFARYGVEQQLDAMFSTHVALRSGGYLVINPTEALVSIDVNSGRATREHDIEDTALKTNLEAAEEVARQVRLRDLAGLVVIDFIDMEEKRNNRAVEKRLNEALKNDRARIQVGRISPFGLLEMSRQRIRTGVLESSSIPCAHCGGSGFVRATSSVALHILRSIEEGLLKSASHNVVLRTRTETALYILNQKRAHLFDLEQRFSVTITVSADDRLVATSAFQLERGEPAVKHEGPVTGVRAVAISPVYEAEEFEDEAIESQEIEEVETEVEAEVEGGSEERPAADASEEGGGRRRRRRRRRGGRTAGEGEARARDEDGTDGEDGAEDGDESPDSEPEAAEAALGAAAEPDETASDAADANGEDANGRRRRRGRRGGRGRGRTERNGRSDSESDAEADEAGELRATEESEGYSEAHPEETASNTLPVGPEEPVSEADVSTVSLAAENGAAAEPPVVRAPEVEPIQVEALAEAATEAAAPAPASAEPAPEPVAVVLTPPDPNRPKRAGWWSRTKAALSGE; from the coding sequence ATGGCCAACAACAAGATGCTCATCGATGCGATGCATCCGGAGGAGACCCGGGTCGTCACAGTCCAAGGCTCGCGGGTCGAGGAATTTGATTTCGAGGCGGCCAACCGCCGGCCTCTGAGGGGCAACATCTATCTCGCCAAGGTCACCCGCGTGGAGCCCTCGCTCCAGGCGGCCTTCGTCGAGTACGGCGGCAACCGCCACGGCTTCCTCGCCTTCAACGAGATCCACCCCGACTACTACCAGATCCCGATGGCCGACCGCCTCGCGCTGATCGAGGCCGAGGCGCGCGAGGAGGAGGAGCACCGCGAGCGCGAGGAGCGCCGTCCGCCGCGCGGCCGCCGCTCGCGCGGTCGCCGGGCCGAGGCCCGCGGTTCGCGCCACGACGACACGGTGAAGTCGCAAGAGGCCGGGTCCGAGGCGGGTTCCGAAGACGCCGCGATTCCCGGTGAGGGCCAGGCCGCCGACGCGCCCGCGCCGGAGGCGATCGAGGCGGTGCGGTCCGCTCTCGTCGAAGGACGTACCGACGAGCGGAGCGAGGGCGACGCGGCGTCCGCAACCGTCGAGGCCGGCGGCGATGCCTCCGCGAGCCTGCCCGAGGCGGCGCTGGAGCCCGGCACCTCCGCCGACGAGGCGCGCGTCGAGACCTCTGTTGACGAAGCCGGCGCGGTCGAGCCCTCCGACATCGCCGCGCTCTCCGAGGCGCCGAACCTGCCCGTGGAGACCGCGGACTCGTCCGCGGCTGCTCCCGCCGAGGCCAATTCCGCCGAGGCAGAGACGGTCGAGCCCCAGCCCGTCGCCGCCAGCGCGCCGCTCTCCCAGGCCGAGATCGAGGAAGCCGAGGCGGATTCCGACGAGGACGCCGAGACCGACGACTCGGACGACGAGGACTCGGAGGATGACGAGTCCGACGACGAGGATGAGGACGACGACGAGGAAGACGATTCGGACGACGAGGACGACGACGAGGAGTCCGAGGACGGCGAGCCGCGCGTCGCGCAGGTCGGCGGCTCGGGCGACGCGCTCGCCGAACTCCCCGAGCGTCCGCGCGCCTATCGTCGCCACTACAAGATCCAGGAGGTGATCAAGCGCCGCCAGATCATCCTCGTCCAGGTCGTCAAGGAAGAGCGCGGCACCAAGGGCGCGGCGCTCACCACCTACCTGTCGCTGGCCGGCCGCTACTCGGTGCTGATGCCCAACACCGGACGGGGCGGCGGCATCTCCCGCAAGATCACCTCGGCCGCCGACCGCAAGCGCCTCAAGGACGTGGTGGCCGACCTCGACGTGCCGGAGGGGATGGGGATCATCCTGCGCACGGCCGGCGCCTCGCGCACCAAGCCCGAGATCAAGCGCGACTTCGAGTACCTGATGCGCCTGTGGGAGAGCGTGCGCGAGCTGACGCTGACTTCGACCGCACCCGCGCTCGTCTACGAGGAGGGCTCGCTGATCAAGCGGGCGATCCGCGACCTCTACAACAAGGATCTCGACGAGGTTCTGGTCTCCGGCGAGGACGCCTACCGCGAGGCCAAGGACTTCATGCGGATGCTGATGCCCGACCAGTCGAAGGTCGTGAAGCCCTACCGCGACACGACGCCGATCTTCGCCCGCTACGGCGTCGAGCAGCAGCTCGACGCGATGTTCTCGACCCACGTGGCCCTGCGCTCGGGCGGCTACCTCGTCATCAACCCGACCGAGGCGCTGGTCTCGATCGACGTGAACTCCGGCCGCGCCACCCGCGAACACGACATCGAGGACACCGCGCTCAAGACGAACCTCGAGGCGGCCGAAGAGGTCGCGCGCCAGGTCCGCCTGCGCGATCTGGCCGGCCTCGTCGTGATCGACTTCATCGACATGGAGGAGAAGCGCAACAATCGGGCGGTGGAGAAGCGCCTGAACGAGGCGCTCAAGAACGACCGGGCGCGCATCCAGGTCGGGCGGATCTCGCCCTTCGGCCTCTTGGAGATGAGCCGCCAGCGCATCCGCACCGGCGTGCTCGAATCCTCCTCGATCCCCTGCGCCCATTGCGGCGGCTCGGGCTTCGTGCGGGCGACCTCCTCGGTGGCGCTGCACATCCTGCGCTCGATCGAGGAGGGGCTGCTCAAGTCGGCGAGCCACAACGTCGTGCTGCGCACCCGCACCGAGACGGCGCTCTACATCCTCAACCAGAAGCGGGCGCATCTCTTCGATCTCGAGCAGCGCTTCTCGGTCACGATCACGGTCTCCGCCGACGACCGGCTCGTGGCGACCTCCGCCTTCCAGCTCGAACGCGGCGAGCCGGCGGTGAAGCACGAGGGCCCGGTGACGGGCGTGCGCGCCGTGGCGATCTCGCCGGTCTACGAGGCCGAGGAGTTCGAGGACGAGGCGATCGAAAGCCAGGAGATCGAAGAGGTCGAGACCGAGGTCGAAGCGGAAGTCGAGGGCGGCTCCGAGGAGCGCCCGGCCGCCGACGCGTCCGAGGAGGGCGGTGGCCGTCGCCGTCGCCGCCGCCGTCGCCGTGGTGGCCGCACCGCCGGTGAGGGCGAGGCCCGCGCGCGGGACGAGGACGGGACCGACGGCGAGGACGGCGCGGAGGATGGCGACGAGTCGCCCGATTCCGAGCCGGAGGCCGCCGAGGCGGCTCTCGGCGCCGCGGCCGAACCGGACGAGACCGCATCGGATGCGGCCGACGCCAACGGCGAGGACGCCAACGGACGCCGCCGTCGCCGCGGGCGCCGGGGCGGCCGCGGCCGCGGCCGGACCGAGCGCAACGGCCGTTCGGATTCCGAGTCGGACGCCGAGGCGGACGAGGCCGGCGAACTGCGGGCCACGGAGGAATCCGAGGGGTATTCTGAAGCGCATCCCGAGGAGACCGCCTCCAACACCCTGCCGGTCGGCCCCGAGGAGCCGGTCAGCGAGGCCGACGTGAGCACGGTTTCGCTCGCCGCCGAGAACGGCGCCGCGGCCGAGCCGCCGGTCGTCCGCGCGCCGGAGGTCGAGCCGATCCAGGTCGAGGCCCTCGCGGAGGCCGCCACCGAGGCGGCAGCCCCCGCTCCGGCCTCCGCCGAGCCCGCGCCGGAACCCGTCGCCGTGGTGCTGACGCCGCCGGACCCGAACCGTCCCAAGCGGGCAGGCTGGTGGTCGCGCACCAAGGCGGCGCTGTCGGGCGAGTAA